ATACAGGATTTGCCGTCCCTTCCTCTTGCCTTGAACCAGACCGGCGTCTCGCAGCCTTTTAAGATGATGCGAGACATCGGGTTGACTGACTTCAAACAATTCCACCAGTTCGCCGACGGGACGCGGCCGCTCAAAAACAGCGTGCAGAATCCGCAACCGGATGGGATCTCCCATCGCCCTTAGGATCTGGAGGATGGTTTCCGTTTCGCTCTTCAGTAAATTATCTGCCATCTGGTTCGCCATGATGTCAACGCTCCAACCTCCACTGGATACGAAACGCCCGGACACAAAAACCCGTGACAGGTTTCTATACTGATGCGGCGACCGAACCCACTACCAAGCTAGTTGGATCGGCTAGTCTCTTCAAGCAAGGAAGATCATGAGAGATGCAGCATTCTGGACGCTTGCCCCCGTGATGTCTAAGATGTCCAAGATGGAGCTTGGGGAAATAGATTTCGATCGGGCCCGGGATGGCTGGTGATAGCAAAATGATGGAAGTTGAGCGGCTAAAAGTTGGATCGCCCAAAGGAAGGTGGCTCGTATGACAAGGCCGGTTGTTTCAGGATCCCGCCCGATCCGTCTCTTGGGATTGACCCTATCCGAGATCGCCGGCCTACCCGAACTGGAGGGCCAACCGGACTATCGATCCGGACAACTTGGTTCCTGGCTCTTCGCGAGGGGGGTCCAGCGCTGGGACGATATGACCGACCTGCCCCGCTCGCTGCGGGATCGACTCTCCCGGAGTCTCGACATCTCCCGCGATCCGGTCGTCCTGCGAACGGAAGATCCAAATGGGGAAGCGGTCAAATTCCTTATCCAATTACGGGACCATCGATCTGTTGAGGCGGTCCTCATCCAGGGACGCCGTCAAACCTTCTGCGTCAGCAGTCAAGCGGGGTGCGCCTATGGTTGTACATTCTGCGCCACCGCCAAGATGGGGCCGGGGCGCAATCTGACCGCGGCGGAGATCATCTCCCAGGTTCTTCAATTGCGGGATGAAATCCGCAAACAGGGCCGGACCGACAGCTTCAACCTCGTTTTTATGGGGATGGGGGAACCTCTGGCCAATCTGACGGAAGTTATACAATCTCTGCGCATCCTTCAGGATCCCTCCGGATTCGCGATCGGGCGGCGGCGGATTACGATCTCCACGGTGGGGCTTCCCCATGAAATCCGCAAACTCTCGCA
The Candidatus Eisenbacteria bacterium genome window above contains:
- a CDS encoding metalloregulator ArsR/SmtB family transcription factor — encoded protein: MANQMADNLLKSETETILQILRAMGDPIRLRILHAVFERPRPVGELVELFEVSQPDVSHHLKRLRDAGLVQGKRKGRQILYGPAEKPAPEAGILLSALSGIWQGKEAEDPLQRRAAFLGKSIQRAEKQRRGDIEDYLL
- the rlmN gene encoding 23S rRNA (adenine(2503)-C(2))-methyltransferase RlmN: MTRPVVSGSRPIRLLGLTLSEIAGLPELEGQPDYRSGQLGSWLFARGVQRWDDMTDLPRSLRDRLSRSLDISRDPVVLRTEDPNGEAVKFLIQLRDHRSVEAVLIQGRRQTFCVSSQAGCAYGCTFCATAKMGPGRNLTAAEIISQVLQLRDEIRKQGRTDSFNLVFMGMGEPLANLTEVIQSLRILQDPSGFAIGRRRITISTVGLPHEIRKLSQEPVAPRLAFSLSATTPETRRELMPVEKKYSFTEVLNAMREYKKATGQRITLEYVLIKDVNDARDDAARLRRIAEETGAKVNVIAFNAHALTKHETPLPEVMEAFLEVLKPLHSPVTVRHSRGSRIQAACGQLLAETTGFLPGAETPSP